A window of Microcystis aeruginosa FD4 contains these coding sequences:
- the fabD gene encoding ACP S-malonyltransferase, which translates to MKTAWIFPGQGSQALGMIGDLAESALGQERLERAERILGWSVLEKCQGDEETLSRTLYTQPCLFVVESILADLLQEKGHFPDLVAGHSLGEYSALYAARVFNFETGLNLVQNRSRLMDAAEGGKMAALMKFDRIGLETVVNQTENVVIANDNSAEQVVISGTPEAVDLVLGQVKVKRVMQLKVSGAFHSPLMENAAIQFQQILELVNFRSAKVPVISNVDPSNPTQDGEELKKYLIQQMTSSVRWREIMLKLPDVGVEKALEVGPGKVLTGLIKRTVPAIELENISQLADISKNSDNVKLQGSLVGVG; encoded by the coding sequence ATGAAAACAGCGTGGATATTCCCGGGACAAGGATCGCAAGCGTTAGGAATGATTGGAGATTTAGCGGAAAGCGCGCTTGGCCAAGAGAGATTAGAAAGAGCAGAAAGAATCCTCGGTTGGTCGGTCCTGGAAAAATGTCAAGGGGATGAAGAAACCCTATCTCGTACTCTTTATACCCAACCTTGTTTATTTGTGGTGGAGAGTATTTTAGCGGATTTGTTGCAAGAAAAAGGTCATTTTCCCGACCTAGTTGCTGGTCATAGTCTCGGTGAATATTCCGCTTTATATGCGGCCAGGGTGTTTAATTTTGAAACAGGATTAAATCTAGTTCAAAACCGTTCCCGTTTGATGGATGCGGCCGAAGGTGGTAAAATGGCCGCCTTAATGAAATTCGATCGCATCGGTCTAGAGACAGTGGTTAATCAGACGGAAAATGTAGTTATTGCTAATGATAATAGCGCCGAACAAGTGGTGATTTCTGGGACTCCTGAAGCGGTGGATTTGGTATTAGGTCAAGTGAAAGTTAAGCGGGTTATGCAGTTAAAAGTATCTGGCGCTTTTCACTCTCCCTTGATGGAAAATGCTGCTATTCAATTTCAGCAGATTTTAGAATTGGTTAATTTTCGGTCTGCAAAAGTTCCTGTGATTTCTAATGTCGATCCGAGCAATCCTACCCAGGACGGGGAAGAATTAAAAAAATATCTGATCCAGCAGATGACTAGCTCCGTAAGATGGCGAGAAATTATGTTAAAATTGCCGGATGTGGGTGTGGAAAAAGCGCTCGAAGTGGGACCGGGTAAAGTTTTAACTGGTTTAATTAAACGAACTGTTCCCGCAATTGAGTTAGAGAATATTAGTCAATTAGCTGATATATCCAAGAATAGCGACAATGTTAAATTGCAGGGTTCATTAGTTGGTGTTGGTTAA
- a CDS encoding beta-ketoacyl-ACP synthase 3: MNGFGAAVVITGCGSATPGQFLSNEELSQIVETSDEWIKSRTGIGKRHLADQSVSLSQLAAQAAIKALEMAQVSPRDIDLILLATSTPDDLFGSAAQVQSQIGANRAIAFDLTAACSGFLVGLVTATQFIRTGTYRNVLVIGADVLSRWVDWNDRATCVLFGDGAGAVLCQANDTKDNILGFELHSDGSQNSSLNLAYQGEELPLKEGVSVQKGTYKPLRMNGREVYRFAVAKVPEVIEKALYRANLTTSDIDWLVLHQANQRIMDAVSDRLKLPPEKVISNLSEYGNTSAASIPLALDEAVRSGKVKKGDIIASSGFGAGLTWGGIIFRWGD, translated from the coding sequence TTGAACGGATTCGGGGCAGCAGTCGTCATTACTGGTTGTGGATCGGCCACACCAGGGCAATTTCTCAGTAATGAAGAACTCAGCCAAATTGTCGAGACTTCCGATGAGTGGATTAAAAGTCGCACAGGCATCGGTAAACGCCATTTAGCGGATCAATCGGTGTCTTTGAGCCAATTAGCAGCCCAAGCGGCGATTAAGGCTCTAGAAATGGCTCAGGTGTCGCCTAGGGACATCGATCTGATTCTCTTGGCTACTTCTACCCCCGATGATCTGTTCGGTAGTGCGGCCCAAGTTCAAAGTCAGATCGGGGCTAATCGGGCGATCGCTTTTGATCTCACCGCCGCCTGTTCGGGTTTTCTGGTGGGATTAGTCACCGCCACCCAGTTTATCCGTACCGGTACTTACCGCAATGTCTTGGTTATTGGGGCCGATGTTCTCTCCCGTTGGGTGGATTGGAACGATCGCGCTACCTGTGTCCTCTTTGGTGATGGGGCAGGGGCGGTTCTTTGTCAAGCAAATGATACAAAAGATAACATTCTCGGTTTTGAACTCCATAGCGACGGCAGCCAGAATAGTTCTCTCAATCTCGCCTATCAGGGGGAGGAATTGCCTCTTAAGGAGGGGGTAAGCGTTCAAAAAGGGACCTATAAGCCCCTAAGGATGAACGGACGGGAAGTCTATCGTTTTGCTGTGGCGAAAGTGCCAGAGGTGATCGAAAAAGCTCTCTATCGAGCTAATTTAACCACCAGTGACATCGATTGGTTAGTTCTGCACCAAGCTAATCAAAGAATTATGGATGCGGTGAGCGATCGCCTGAAACTGCCTCCGGAAAAAGTGATCAGCAATCTCAGCGAGTATGGCAACACTTCCGCGGCCTCGATTCCTCTAGCCCTCGATGAAGCTGTCAGGAGTGGTAAGGTCAAAAAAGGTGATATTATTGCTTCTTCCGGCTTTGGTGCCGGTTTAACTTGGGGTGGGATTATCTTCCGTTGGGGAGATTAA
- the plsX gene encoding phosphate acyltransferase PlsX has product MAETALNRARIAVDAMGGDYAPNEIIAGSMRASEELDVEVLLVGDSERIEAYFQHHPRPKNLTIVHAEEVVAMDEEPITAIRRKPAASINVAMDLVKQNRADAVVSAGHSGAAMAAALLRLGRLKGIDRPAIGAVLPTMLAGKSVIILDVGANVDCKPKYLEQFALMGTIYSKYVMGVEEPKVGLLNIGEEASKGNDLALKTYELLENNQQIPFIGNAEGRDVLSGQFDVIVCDGFVGNVLLKFAEAVGGVILQILKEELPRGIQGKVGTALIKPNLKKIKQRMDHAEHGGALLFGVDGVCVISHGSSQAPSIFNAIRQAKNAVDNRVSERIQAYNDHHHQLKELSVNSED; this is encoded by the coding sequence ATGGCAGAAACGGCATTAAATCGGGCAAGAATCGCAGTAGATGCGATGGGAGGTGACTACGCTCCCAACGAGATTATCGCGGGATCGATGCGAGCTTCCGAAGAATTAGATGTAGAAGTATTATTAGTCGGCGATTCTGAACGGATTGAGGCTTATTTCCAGCATCATCCCCGTCCCAAGAATCTCACCATTGTCCACGCAGAGGAAGTGGTGGCCATGGACGAAGAACCGATCACCGCTATCCGTCGCAAACCAGCGGCCTCGATTAATGTGGCCATGGATTTAGTCAAACAAAATCGCGCCGATGCGGTGGTCTCCGCCGGTCACTCCGGGGCAGCCATGGCGGCGGCGTTGCTGCGTTTAGGTCGTTTAAAAGGAATCGATCGCCCGGCGATCGGTGCGGTGCTGCCGACGATGTTGGCGGGTAAATCGGTGATTATCCTCGATGTCGGGGCGAATGTGGACTGTAAACCCAAGTATTTAGAGCAGTTTGCCTTAATGGGGACAATTTACAGTAAATACGTTATGGGGGTTGAAGAACCGAAAGTCGGTTTACTCAATATTGGCGAAGAAGCCAGCAAAGGTAACGATCTCGCCCTAAAAACCTACGAATTATTAGAAAATAACCAGCAAATTCCCTTTATCGGCAATGCTGAAGGCAGGGATGTGCTATCGGGACAATTTGATGTGATCGTCTGCGATGGTTTTGTTGGTAATGTCCTGTTAAAATTTGCCGAAGCAGTGGGAGGAGTTATCCTACAAATTCTCAAAGAGGAATTACCTAGGGGGATACAAGGTAAAGTGGGGACGGCTTTAATTAAACCCAATCTTAAAAAGATCAAACAACGTATGGATCATGCGGAACACGGTGGTGCGCTGTTATTTGGAGTCGATGGGGTCTGTGTGATCAGTCACGGCAGTTCCCAAGCGCCTTCGATTTTTAATGCCATCCGACAGGCGAAAAATGCCGTCGATAATCGCGTTTCTGAGCGCATTCAAGCCTACAATGACCACCATCATCAATTAAAAGAGTTGTCGGTGAACAGTGAAGATTAA
- the argC gene encoding N-acetyl-gamma-glutamyl-phosphate reductase has product MTQEQKVSVGIVGASGYGGVQLVRLLKEHPLVELAYLGGDSSAGKPYSDLYPHLGHSINLNVEAIDLEIIASRCQVVFLGLPNGLACDLAPPLIAKGCKVLDLSADYRFTSLETYSKWYGKERQDQAIASTAVYGLPELYREDIKNASLIGCPGCYPTASLMAMSPLLRQGLILPETTIIDAKSGTSGGGRQAKINMLLAEADGSIGAYNVAGKHRHTPEIEQICSDLAGHEVRVQFTPHLMPMVRGILSTVYATLRDPNLVRDDLITIYNAFYRTSPFVKILPGGVYPQTKWACGTNLCYLGIEVDPRTDRVIVMSAIDNLVKGQSGQAVQCLNLMMGWEESLGLPQLCFYP; this is encoded by the coding sequence ATGACGCAAGAACAGAAGGTTTCAGTGGGTATTGTCGGCGCTTCCGGATATGGTGGCGTACAGTTGGTACGTTTGCTCAAAGAACATCCCTTAGTAGAATTAGCCTATCTGGGGGGCGATAGTAGTGCGGGGAAACCCTACAGTGATTTATATCCCCATCTCGGTCATAGCATTAATCTTAATGTGGAGGCGATCGATTTAGAGATAATTGCCTCCCGTTGTCAAGTGGTTTTCTTGGGTTTACCCAATGGTTTAGCCTGTGATTTAGCCCCTCCTTTGATCGCCAAAGGGTGTAAAGTTTTGGATCTATCAGCAGATTATCGTTTTACTAGCCTAGAAACCTATAGTAAATGGTATGGCAAGGAACGTCAGGATCAAGCGATCGCATCTACGGCTGTGTACGGTTTACCGGAACTTTATCGGGAAGATATTAAAAATGCCTCTTTGATCGGTTGCCCCGGATGTTATCCTACTGCTAGTTTAATGGCGATGTCTCCCCTGTTAAGACAGGGTTTAATTCTCCCGGAAACCACGATTATTGATGCCAAATCGGGAACTTCGGGAGGGGGAAGACAAGCTAAGATTAATATGTTATTGGCAGAAGCAGATGGTTCGATCGGGGCCTATAATGTAGCGGGAAAACACCGTCATACTCCCGAAATTGAGCAGATTTGCAGCGATTTAGCCGGTCATGAGGTGCGCGTCCAGTTCACTCCCCATTTAATGCCTATGGTTCGGGGTATCCTGTCCACAGTCTATGCAACTTTGCGGGATCCCAATCTGGTGCGGGATGATTTGATCACTATCTACAATGCTTTTTATCGCACTTCTCCCTTTGTCAAAATCCTACCGGGGGGAGTCTATCCACAAACTAAATGGGCCTGTGGTACTAATTTATGTTATCTCGGTATTGAAGTGGATCCGAGAACCGATCGGGTGATAGTGATGTCAGCGATCGATAATTTAGTTAAGGGACAATCGGGACAAGCGGTACAATGTCTCAATCTCATGATGGGTTGGGAAGAATCCCTTGGTTTGCCGCAGTTATGTTTCTATCCTTAA
- a CDS encoding DUF3146 family protein → MSGGNRPESTAYVRIIKQSWQTGKLEGEVRTEQYQWRFQWHFLQGKLLVQPSLGRALIFEPLNRFLERYDYQLEPGGDYEFTVRSKL, encoded by the coding sequence GTGAGTGGCGGCAATCGACCAGAAAGCACGGCTTATGTGCGGATAATTAAGCAATCTTGGCAAACGGGGAAATTAGAGGGAGAAGTGCGGACGGAACAATATCAATGGCGTTTTCAATGGCATTTTCTTCAAGGCAAGTTATTAGTACAACCTTCCCTAGGTAGGGCTTTGATTTTTGAACCCTTGAATCGGTTTTTAGAACGCTACGATTATCAATTAGAACCGGGAGGAGATTATGAATTTACGGTGCGATCAAAATTGTAA
- a CDS encoding DUF389 domain-containing protein, with translation MTRKERLYSWFSRKPLTWQQSRAMWRDLWAEASLDFPYLALIVSSCAIATFGLVANSAAVIIGAMIIAPLMLPIRSLAFGGLIGSWRLIRKSALAILVGTIIALAIAWLLGLLIGISEFGSEIQARSQPNLLDLGVAITAGAISGYAKIEPKISGTLAGTAIAVALMPPVCTIGLGLSQGNWLLSLGATLLYITNLLGIALSCLLVFLLAGYSNFHRARNALILTSILTAVLLIPLGISFATLANQARLERLIKKALLQRTITFQRAELLESSINWLNQPPRVRLVVRTAESITPRQVELLEKFITKEMGRPFQLNVLVSKVNEVTSPE, from the coding sequence ATGACGAGAAAAGAACGGCTCTACTCGTGGTTCTCAAGAAAACCCTTGACCTGGCAACAATCGCGGGCCATGTGGCGCGATTTATGGGCAGAAGCGTCCCTCGATTTTCCCTATCTAGCTTTGATTGTTAGTTCTTGTGCGATCGCTACCTTTGGCTTAGTCGCCAATAGCGCGGCTGTGATCATTGGGGCGATGATTATTGCCCCTTTGATGTTGCCGATTCGTAGTCTGGCTTTTGGTGGTTTAATTGGCAGTTGGCGATTAATTCGTAAGTCAGCCCTGGCGATTTTAGTCGGTACGATTATCGCTTTAGCGATAGCTTGGTTGCTAGGATTATTAATCGGAATTTCTGAATTTGGTAGTGAAATTCAAGCTCGTTCTCAACCGAATCTTTTAGATTTAGGAGTAGCAATTACCGCGGGGGCAATCAGTGGTTATGCCAAAATAGAACCGAAAATTTCAGGTACTTTAGCGGGAACAGCGATCGCCGTGGCTTTAATGCCACCAGTTTGCACGATCGGTTTAGGATTATCCCAGGGCAATTGGCTCCTAAGTTTGGGGGCAACTCTGTTATATATTACCAATTTATTAGGCATTGCTCTCTCCTGTTTGTTGGTCTTTTTGCTGGCAGGTTATTCTAATTTTCATCGGGCGCGTAACGCTTTAATTTTGACTTCTATCCTGACAGCAGTTTTGCTAATTCCCTTAGGAATAAGTTTTGCAACTCTGGCTAATCAAGCTCGCTTAGAAAGGCTGATCAAAAAAGCTTTATTACAACGAACGATTACCTTTCAACGGGCAGAATTATTGGAATCTTCGATTAATTGGCTCAATCAACCTCCCCGGGTGAGATTAGTAGTAAGAACTGCGGAAAGCATTACTCCCAGACAGGTAGAATTGTTGGAAAAATTCATTACTAAGGAAATGGGGCGACCTTTTCAATTAAATGTCTTGGTTTCTAAGGTTAATGAAGTCACTTCGCCGGAATAG
- a CDS encoding 50S ribosomal protein L25/general stress protein Ctc — protein sequence MQVSVECQKRPENINPRALRRQGLIPAVLYGHNGTESVSLVVGEKAALTLLKKASVNNTLVDVNVPEMPWTGKALIQEVQSHPWKRNLYHLSFFSVSAHGKLDIVVPIKAIGEAIGTKQGGLIEQFVNEVNVSCIADNIPEVIEFDVSGIGVGQSLLVGDLKMPEGVTLKDDPHTTVFAIVAAKR from the coding sequence ATGCAAGTTAGCGTTGAATGTCAAAAAAGACCCGAAAATATTAACCCCAGGGCCCTGCGTCGTCAGGGTTTGATCCCGGCGGTTCTCTATGGCCACAACGGCACGGAATCGGTTTCCCTCGTGGTGGGAGAAAAAGCGGCCTTAACCCTACTTAAAAAGGCTTCGGTAAATAATACCCTGGTGGATGTGAATGTTCCCGAAATGCCCTGGACGGGAAAAGCTTTGATCCAAGAGGTACAATCTCATCCCTGGAAAAGAAATCTCTATCACCTCAGTTTCTTCTCGGTATCTGCCCACGGTAAGCTCGATATCGTTGTTCCGATTAAAGCCATTGGAGAAGCGATCGGAACTAAACAGGGCGGTTTAATCGAACAGTTCGTTAACGAAGTTAATGTCTCCTGTATTGCCGATAATATCCCAGAAGTGATCGAATTTGATGTGTCGGGCATCGGTGTGGGGCAATCCCTGCTCGTGGGTGATTTAAAAATGCCGGAAGGGGTGACTTTAAAAGATGATCCCCATACCACCGTTTTTGCCATTGTTGCCGCTAAACGGTAA
- a CDS encoding adenylosuccinate synthase — MANVIVIGAQWGDEGKGKITDLLSRSADVVVRSQGGVNAGHTVVVEEQTFKLHLIPSGILYPDTECIIGSGTVIDPSVLLKEMAQLHALNVTTDNLYISQTAHVTMPYHRLLDQASEEKRGKYKIGTTGRGIGPTYADKSERIGIRVIDLINTENLQHKLEWTINYKNVILEKLYNLPPLDAKTVIEEYLEYAEKLRPHVVDSSLKIYEAIRKRKNILFEGAQGTLLDLDHGTYPYVTSSNPIAGGACVGSGIGPTVIDRVIGVAKAYTTRVGEGPFPTELEGEIEQLLCDRGAEFGTTTGRRRRCGWFDAVIGRYAVRINGLDCLAITKLDVLDTLEEIKVCVAYQLDGQTCRHLPSSAVEFAHCQPIYRTMPGWQQPTSDCRSLEDLPKQALDYLKFLGAIMEVPIAIISLGASRDQTIIVEDPIHGPKRALLDENGSPWDNHEF; from the coding sequence TTGGCTAACGTTATTGTAATCGGCGCCCAGTGGGGCGACGAAGGAAAAGGAAAAATCACGGATCTGCTGAGTCGATCGGCGGATGTGGTGGTGCGTTCTCAAGGTGGCGTAAATGCGGGTCATACCGTCGTCGTCGAGGAGCAAACGTTCAAACTCCATCTAATTCCCTCTGGGATTCTCTACCCGGATACGGAATGTATAATCGGCTCGGGAACAGTCATAGATCCCTCGGTGTTACTCAAAGAGATGGCGCAATTACACGCCCTCAATGTTACCACCGACAATCTCTATATCTCGCAAACGGCTCATGTCACTATGCCCTATCATCGGCTGCTCGATCAAGCATCCGAGGAAAAACGGGGTAAATACAAAATCGGCACCACGGGAAGGGGTATTGGCCCCACCTATGCGGATAAATCTGAGCGCATCGGTATTCGAGTCATCGACTTGATCAATACCGAGAATCTGCAGCACAAACTAGAATGGACGATCAATTATAAAAACGTCATTTTAGAAAAGTTATATAACTTACCGCCTTTAGATGCGAAGACGGTGATCGAGGAATATCTAGAATATGCCGAGAAACTGCGTCCCCATGTGGTCGATAGTTCCTTAAAAATCTACGAAGCAATCCGCAAGCGTAAGAATATTCTTTTTGAAGGGGCCCAAGGAACCTTACTCGACCTCGATCACGGAACCTATCCCTACGTTACCTCCTCCAACCCGATCGCTGGTGGCGCTTGTGTAGGTTCTGGCATCGGTCCGACGGTAATCGATCGAGTGATCGGTGTGGCCAAAGCTTACACCACTAGGGTAGGTGAAGGTCCATTTCCCACGGAATTAGAGGGGGAGATCGAGCAGTTATTATGCGATCGCGGGGCGGAATTCGGGACCACCACCGGCCGTCGTCGTCGTTGCGGTTGGTTTGATGCGGTTATCGGTCGTTACGCAGTGCGAATCAATGGTTTAGATTGTCTAGCGATCACCAAATTAGATGTTCTCGATACCCTAGAGGAAATCAAAGTCTGTGTTGCCTACCAATTGGACGGCCAAACCTGTCGCCATTTACCCAGTAGTGCGGTGGAATTCGCCCATTGTCAACCGATTTACCGAACGATGCCGGGGTGGCAACAACCCACCAGCGATTGTCGCAGTCTGGAAGACCTGCCCAAACAGGCCCTCGATTATCTAAAATTCCTAGGGGCGATCATGGAAGTACCGATCGCTATTATCTCCCTAGGAGCTAGTCGCGACCAAACTATCATCGTTGAAGACCCCATTCACGGACCCAAACGCGCTCTTTTGGACGAAAATGGCTCACCTTGGGATAATCACGAATTTTAA
- a CDS encoding LptF/LptG family permease — protein sequence MIKKKISYWVNGGIALIDRYLISQLLPPFLFSVGLFASLGVAIGNLSDLANQVVDANLPLASALEILLLKVPEFVTYSLPVSLLLATLITYGRLSSDSETVALQSCGVTIYRLFIPTFCLSLIVTVVTFLLNEYVVPNANYRATEILVQKINKEANFWKNKDFYYPDYEIKTLENGTINRNLRSLFYAEQFDGEKMKTVTVIRWLKQELNQIIIADSARWNAVDNVWDFFNGIIYELTPPNASYSQVIPFKAEKIALSRSAFDFARQSRDPYEMNIPQAIEYVQLLKLSGDDKRVRFFQVRIQQKIAFPFVCIVFATIGCALGSLPQRIGRGTSFGLSVAIVFLYYLLNFLVGSLGLTATLSPFLAAWLPNFFGFGLGLWLLWRLNG from the coding sequence ATGATTAAGAAAAAGATTTCTTACTGGGTAAATGGAGGTATTGCCCTCATTGATCGCTATCTGATCAGCCAACTACTACCCCCATTTTTATTTAGTGTTGGTTTATTTGCCTCTTTGGGAGTAGCGATCGGCAATCTTTCCGATTTAGCTAATCAGGTAGTTGATGCTAATCTACCCCTCGCCTCGGCCCTAGAAATTCTCCTGTTAAAAGTGCCTGAATTTGTCACTTATTCCCTACCGGTTTCTCTTTTATTGGCCACTTTAATCACCTACGGTCGTTTAAGTAGTGATAGCGAAACCGTTGCCCTGCAAAGCTGTGGAGTCACTATTTACCGTCTTTTTATACCCACTTTTTGCCTGAGTTTAATAGTTACAGTTGTGACATTTTTATTAAACGAATATGTGGTTCCCAATGCTAATTATCGAGCCACAGAAATTTTAGTGCAGAAAATTAATAAAGAAGCAAACTTTTGGAAAAACAAAGACTTTTATTATCCCGATTATGAAATAAAAACCTTAGAAAATGGTACGATTAATCGCAATTTAAGAAGTTTATTTTATGCCGAACAATTTGACGGGGAAAAAATGAAAACCGTCACTGTTATCCGTTGGCTAAAACAAGAATTAAATCAAATTATTATCGCCGATTCGGCCCGTTGGAATGCCGTCGATAACGTCTGGGACTTTTTTAACGGCATTATCTATGAATTAACCCCCCCTAACGCCTCCTATAGCCAAGTTATCCCCTTTAAAGCCGAAAAAATCGCTTTATCTCGCTCCGCTTTCGATTTTGCTCGTCAAAGCCGCGATCCCTACGAGATGAACATACCACAGGCGATCGAATATGTGCAACTACTCAAACTCAGTGGCGATGATAAGAGAGTCAGGTTTTTTCAAGTGCGAATCCAGCAAAAAATCGCCTTTCCCTTTGTCTGTATCGTCTTTGCCACCATAGGTTGTGCCTTGGGTTCTCTACCACAAAGAATCGGTCGGGGAACCAGTTTCGGTCTCAGTGTCGCCATTGTTTTCCTCTATTATCTTTTAAACTTCCTTGTCGGCAGCTTGGGACTAACTGCCACCCTCTCCCCCTTCCTAGCTGCCTGGCTGCCTAACTTTTTCGGTTTTGGTTTAGGTCTGTGGTTATTATGGCGACTTAACGGTTAG
- a CDS encoding dipeptide epimerase, with protein MLLNWQTFTIHKRVPLTISRGTTSENTNIWLKISEENIEGWGEASPFDITSEEKKPDKILQELNSIAPILQSFHPCQRQEIEKILWQNQIASATRAAIDTALHDWLGKKANLPLWQIFGLDRSLIPPVSVTIGLNSRENVQKRLLDWLEIGDFSLLKVKLGSPDGIEADRAIILAIKEIVPHLPLTVDANGGWKFSDAVKMCQWLEEKGVIYVEQPLSAGQERDLIDLYQKSPLPIFVDESCFSSQDIPKLADRVHGINIKLMKAGGLAEVQRMIHIAQACRLQIMFGCYSDSSLANTALAHLGPLVNYLDLDSHLNLRDDPFTGLSLEKGRLQPNNSPGLGVSLRTKDD; from the coding sequence ATGCTGCTAAACTGGCAAACTTTTACTATTCATAAACGAGTACCTTTAACGATTAGTCGCGGCACTACCAGCGAAAATACTAATATCTGGCTGAAAATTAGCGAGGAAAATATCGAAGGTTGGGGAGAGGCATCCCCTTTTGATATTACCAGCGAGGAGAAAAAACCCGATAAAATCCTGCAAGAATTAAACTCGATCGCTCCTATTTTACAATCTTTTCACCCCTGTCAACGCCAAGAAATTGAGAAAATTTTATGGCAAAATCAGATAGCTTCGGCTACTCGTGCCGCTATTGATACGGCACTGCACGACTGGTTAGGCAAAAAAGCTAATTTACCTCTCTGGCAAATTTTTGGACTCGATCGCTCTTTGATTCCGCCAGTTTCTGTTACTATCGGTTTAAATTCTCGAGAAAATGTGCAGAAAAGGCTGTTAGATTGGCTAGAAATCGGCGATTTTAGCTTATTAAAAGTCAAATTAGGCTCACCGGACGGTATAGAAGCCGATCGAGCCATAATTCTGGCCATTAAAGAAATTGTCCCCCATTTGCCCCTAACTGTCGATGCTAACGGTGGTTGGAAATTTAGCGATGCGGTGAAAATGTGCCAATGGTTAGAGGAAAAAGGCGTTATTTATGTGGAACAACCCCTATCCGCAGGACAAGAACGAGATTTAATTGATTTATACCAAAAATCGCCCCTACCTATCTTCGTCGATGAAAGCTGTTTTTCTAGTCAAGATATCCCGAAACTGGCCGATCGAGTCCACGGCATTAATATTAAACTAATGAAAGCCGGTGGATTAGCGGAAGTACAAAGAATGATTCATATTGCCCAAGCTTGCCGACTGCAAATTATGTTCGGATGTTACTCTGACAGCAGTTTAGCCAATACTGCCCTAGCACATCTTGGCCCGCTTGTCAACTATCTTGACCTAGATAGTCATTTAAATTTACGCGATGATCCCTTTACGGGATTAAGCTTAGAAAAGGGACGTTTACAACCAAATAATTCACCCGGTTTGGGTGTTAGTTTACGGACAAAAGATGACTAA
- a CDS encoding DUF1611 domain-containing protein — MTNYLTPDKKVAILLHEGIKGTRGKTGLSYLRYGKAQVVAIIDAESAGSALKEVAGIDRPLPIVASVKEALTYHPDTLLIGIAPSGGILPPHWLEEIKEGVNTGLSLVNGLHTPLKPLFPQLKPDQWIWDIRLEPQDLKIGQARAKNLTCQRILTVGTDMSVGKMSTSIELHRVAAEKGLKSQFLATGQGGIMIAGKGVPLDAVRVDYAAGAIEALVLESAENNDILFIEGQGSLLHPGSTATLPLMRGSQPTGLILVHRAGQIHIKDLPDILIPPLTEVIKLYEMTASAGGSFGEVKVKGISLNTFHLSPEAAVKAIETVQEETGLFCTDVVRFGGQGLLSVISKQ; from the coding sequence ATGACTAATTATTTGACTCCTGACAAGAAAGTAGCGATTCTTCTCCACGAAGGAATCAAAGGAACTCGCGGCAAAACTGGATTAAGTTATCTGCGTTACGGGAAAGCGCAGGTAGTGGCGATTATTGACGCAGAAAGTGCCGGCAGCGCCTTAAAAGAAGTGGCCGGAATCGATCGCCCCTTGCCGATTGTTGCTAGTGTTAAGGAAGCTTTAACCTATCATCCCGATACTCTGTTAATTGGAATCGCACCCTCAGGAGGCATTTTACCCCCCCATTGGCTAGAAGAAATTAAAGAGGGGGTAAATACAGGGTTATCCCTAGTTAATGGTCTCCATACACCCCTAAAACCCCTGTTTCCTCAGCTTAAACCGGATCAATGGATTTGGGATATTCGTCTGGAACCCCAAGACTTAAAAATCGGGCAAGCGCGGGCGAAAAATTTAACCTGTCAGCGTATTTTAACCGTAGGCACGGATATGAGTGTGGGCAAAATGTCCACTAGCATCGAATTACATCGGGTTGCCGCAGAAAAAGGGCTAAAATCGCAATTTTTAGCCACTGGACAGGGGGGAATTATGATCGCGGGGAAAGGTGTACCCTTGGATGCAGTGCGCGTCGATTATGCTGCCGGTGCGATCGAGGCTTTGGTGTTAGAATCAGCAGAAAATAACGATATTTTGTTTATTGAGGGTCAAGGCTCCCTTTTACACCCCGGATCGACCGCTACCTTGCCCTTAATGCGTGGCAGTCAACCAACGGGTTTAATTCTCGTCCATCGCGCCGGACAAATTCACATCAAAGATTTACCCGATATTCTCATCCCTCCCCTAACAGAAGTGATTAAACTCTACGAAATGACTGCCAGCGCCGGGGGAAGTTTCGGGGAAGTGAAAGTAAAAGGAATTAGTTTAAATACTTTTCATCTTAGTCCAGAGGCGGCAGTTAAAGCTATAGAAACCGTGCAGGAGGAAACGGGGTTATTTTGTACCGATGTTGTCCGTTTTGGCGGTCAAGGGTTATTATCAGTGATCAGTAAACAGTGA